The following coding sequences are from one Triticum dicoccoides isolate Atlit2015 ecotype Zavitan chromosome 4A, WEW_v2.0, whole genome shotgun sequence window:
- the LOC119287270 gene encoding probable cytokinin riboside 5'-monophosphate phosphoribohydrolase LOGL5 yields MEQLEEAPTSTTTVALATSPKPAPSSNGSKKLPSRFRRVCVFCGSSPGRKPAYQLAAVQLGQQLVERGIDLVYGGGSVGLMGLVSRAVHGGGGRVTGVVPRSVLPRELIGETPGGEEVKAVSGMHQRKAEMARRADAFVALPGGYGTLEELLEVITWAQLGIHDKPVGLLNVEGYYDSLLDFIDRAVDEGFVSPAARRIIVAAPTPGELLAALEDYSPAHHDGGGVKLSWESSVDTMACSPPKPDISR; encoded by the coding sequence ATGGAGCAGCTGGAGGAGGCGCCGACGTCCACGACCACGGTGGCGCTGGCCACGTCGCCCAAGCCTGCGCCGTCGAGCAACGGCAGCAAGAAGCTGCCGTCGCGGTTCCGGCGGGTGTGCGTGTTCTGCGGGAGCAGCCCGGGGAGGAAGCCGGCGTACCAGCTGGCCGCCGTGCAGCTCGGGCAGCAGCTGGTGGAGCGCGGCATCGACCTCGTGTACGGCGGCGGCAGCGTCGGGCTCATGGGCCTGGTGTCCCGCGCGgtgcacggcggcggcgggcgcgtcacGGGCGTGGTGCCCCGGTCGGTCCTCCCGCGGGAGCTCATCGGCGAGACGCCCGGCGGGGAGGAGGTGAAGGCCGTGTCCGGCATGCACCAGCGCAAGGCCGAGATGGCCCGCCGCGCCGACGCCTTCGTGGCGCTCCCCGGCGGCTATGgcacgctggaggagctgctggaggTCATCACCTGGGCGCAGCTCGGCATCCACGACAAGCCGGTGGGCCTGCTGAACGTGGAGGGCTACTACGACTCGCTGCTGGACTTCATCGACAGGGCGGTGGACGAGGGGTTCGTGTCGCCGGCGGCAAGGCGCATCATCGTGGCCGCGCCCACGCCCGGCGAgctgctggcggcgctggaggactACTCGCCGGCGCACCACGACGGCGGAGGCGTGAAGCTCAGCTGGGAGTCGTCCGTGGACACCATGGCCTGCTCGCCGCCCAAGCCGGACATCTCCCGCTAG